The segment TCCAAATGGcaatttcaatttgattttcatcAGAATTAAATGAACGACGGGGTTGAATTTGGTACTTAGGATCTGGCAGCTTTATCCGAAATTGTGTTTTATGCTATTCATGTACATGATCAGAACAGAATCTCGGTAGTTATTGGTTCATTTAGTGTAATATCACCAACAATGTTTTGGATTAATCCCAATGTCCAAGAGACAACAAGatttataaaaagaattaaCGATCaatttatgtacaatatatatatatatatatatatatatatatatatatatatatataatatatataataattattcaggattactacatatatatatgtctctttTTCGgagtagaattttaaaaaataaaatcgaaagattttctagaaatatttcgaccgtgttaccggtcttcttcagtcgtgtttatctgtCATAGCAATGTAACgcaaaactatatatatatatatatatatatatatatatatatatatatatataaagcactagaatgaccaacgacatgaacaattggaattgtcaaattttcgggacaacctgaCCCTTCGTCAGGACGTGAAAGGATTATATTATGGAgtaaacacaaatataattaacaataagcacaataagcatatatatattgtaacgtGTTTTCTAAGGGTTCTTTTCAAAGGATAAAAGAATCTCGTgaactctaaatatatatatggaattttCCTCGGGCTCTACTTGGGccaaaaattaaatacatagaatcaCTATCATTTACAATGATTATTTTGATTTACTGGGATACTTGTCTCGGGTTctgtttttcttaaaaataaacTGGGACACAAGCCGAGGTTCTATTCACACGGTTCTGTAGAGATGGCTGGGCACTTTGCACCTGGTTCTGAAACTAAGTTCCTATTGCTTGTGAGTACTCGGTGCCTCACCCGTATTCAGGATTACTACACTTTGTATCTCACCACAATTCCTTAGTTTGTCTTTCACCAGTGGCTTATATTTCTACCGTAACCTTTCAAATTCTTTTCactattaattttttaatagttTACCTTCTAATTCTGGCTTCCTTCTACCAACAGCGGGCTGCTTACGAATGATGAATGACGACGACGATGGTgaagatttatagtgcagactgcccagtaggggccctgctacacttGGTTTGTTGCGGCGAGGCGACAATGGTGGTTGACCCTCGGATCCCCTGGAAACTCGGACGGGTCTTCTTGAAAATCCGGGGATGGTTAAGTCCTCCAGAAGGTGGTGGATGGGTCCATCTCTTCCTAGAGTCGATCGCCCACAGATCCCTACAGTATATTCGGGGGAAGGGCTTCTTGAAGGTAGCTTGCTATTCTTCATCTGTGGTCAGTCGACCCTCATGATGAATGATGAATGCTGCCTCTGCAGCCTCTTATGTAGCAAAGGGTTATACCCATTCAAATAGGGGTAAACAGGATCTCAGACTATTCCATTAGTCTGAGTCACTTCAGTGTTTGGAAGGTATAGGCCCATTGTATAGTTCATTACTCATTACACTATATATAAactaatatatacaaataaactTTCAAGTCATTGCCGGAGGGAATCGACTAGGTACAGTCTACCATATCATAAAAGTACTATCTAGCGTCTCAACATCCCACCACGATCCATTGATTATTCATCAATCCACAACGTCTGTCAATCAACCACGAACAAAGTAAGTAAAGTAAGGAAGTAAATCTTACTGAAAATAGTCACccttttcaaataatttttttaaaaaattgtacgTTCATTCATGATAAATACACCAGGCTTTAATCTAACAAACTCATTACAATAGTGAAAACTGTAGTTATATAATGTAGGTAAACTTATAgcaaatcgaggcaggttacttaCAAATAGGTTGATGTTACATGGCTTTCAACAGTATCGTTGAAAGTTAGCATTTCACAAATActattctttacatactaattttgactacggattacttcctttacctgatcaagatatagggttcatggcgggtgtgaccggtcgacaggggatgcatatTCCTCCTATACGCTTAatttcacctctggtatgtccagagatccgtgtttgtccttctTTTTTGTATTATTCATAGGATCTGTGAGATTGTTCACTTTtctttatcttcatttgttcatacaacaaacatacactgtatacaatgaaataaataaaattgctGTCTCttaaactttcaaaaatatCATAAGCTGTGGCATATTTACCTAATGTAAACAGACTATGAATACAAGTGTGCACTAAGTCCTGCCTCACAACGCCACTAAAAAAGCACACTTGCTTCCCAAGAACACCCAGCATGGAAAGACACAaatctgtttttctttttagttcttacaagtttattgttgttTCGGATTTCCAGTGTTTCGGcttaagcatcactgaagagacattatttgtcgaaatgcgcgtctggtgcatcagaattggtaccgtataagttttacaaactATACCCAAATCACTCATCATGGGTAACTACATATTCCAGGAGCACTCAGCATGCGTATATTCCAACATTTCTGCGTCCAGAATGAATACCACGTCAAACTGACCATGTTCGAAAACTTGTTTAATTCATGTACACAGCTAATTATAGTAACATCCACAACGATATCACAGAGGGAGACCGGTTCGTATCCAAGTGCATACTTTCAGAGAAGGGTAACAATTCCAATGTTCTTTTTAACACCCATGTATAATACATTCATCGTTTAAAAACTGACACATGCGCAATATCATTACAAGACTGCCATATTGCTACCACACTAACCCTTGTAGAAGGCGGAGTTAGTTTTGGGTAGAGTTCAGATGCCACAATACGTCATAAGAGTTGAAACTCTCTACGTTCAATTTCAACTTGTGTAGCTCAAGTTCAAACCCGGGTACGAATCAAAGCCGCCCTCTCTGACGATAACTAGTACAACAAAAATAACCGATAAATCAATAATTCAAATAATGAAGAACATTGACACAAAATACATACAAagataaaattttcattgacaGTCAATataaatttctgatattttgaaAGCCTAATGCAATGATTTTGTACATTACAGTGTAGATTGTAAAGATATGTTTCAAATGTCGATACtaatttgatatacatgcaaTAATTTAGACTTGGtgttataattatcattatagttTTTATGATATAAATTTCGAATACGCTTATACAtatgtttaaaaaacattttctatttgattttaagaaatgaaacttataattctctATTTGATGATAGTTAGGCTCCGTTTGGCTCAAGTTCAAAATAAATCAACAGAAGTTTGAGAACACAAACATCATACAAACTGGCCACGTATCCATGACAACTGTGCCTTAGGTATGACGTGATGTCTGGATCGAGAATCGAACACGGTCCTTTCGAGAGGTTGTACAACGAGCGTCCTTACCATTAGGCTCCCgtgaaaaatacaataaatatgTTAGTATctatgcattaaaatatttagcATCTTAGCCTAGTCATGAGCCATCAAACACTATactcatgaaaaaaaaaatcgatttaTTGATctgtatttcaatatttttcaaatgtctTAGCGTAGTCGGTTCCTTTGACCTCAATCTTATACCCAGGGactatgaaattcaaaattttgttacGGGACGCATATTCCATTATAATAATTCACATAGTTTGTCAGTTGGACTtacaaattaattttaattgattATTATTTAGGGATGCTGTTTTCCTTTCCCTAAAGTTCTAAGAGGACCGGGGtcttgaatttcatttttgtgttTCCGTGCACCaagatatatcagaaaatgagaGGAGATTATATGTACCTTAAGGAAAATCACTTTTGTGATtcaaacaattacatgtacacatatatataataataaaaacatgatttacattttgttaTGTGGTAGGAGCGCTCCTGACGAATATGACAGCAGGCATAACAGTGTTGGAATTATCAAAAACTGTGCAACAGTGGCACCATTTTCGCCAAACTGCACGAAAATCTGGTCTATTCCAGGCGTATACCACCGGATTAATGAAAGAGTTGGCAAATCCGAGAAGTAAGAACGCAAACTCCAGGTAAGTGACGCCAATTGCTTGATTGGTGATCCCAAATAACAAGGTTATGAAGGAATAAGGCATCCAGCAAATGCTATTTAGGATGGTTATGATCCCTACCAGTTTTGCCAATATGAAGTTGTTTCGCTGTCTCATAGCTGCAGTATGCAATACTTCAATATGTCTGCCATTATGGACCCGCCATGCTTTTCGTAAAATGAAGACGTAGAGGACAAAGCTGACACCAAATCCAACAAACATTGCGGAGGACTTGATAACATACAGTTCCGAAGTGTAGATGTCTTTGAATGCACATTTCATACCACTTTCCCATCGGTTTAGTCCAAGAAATGGCAAGAAACCAATGGCGAATCCACAAATATAAGAacaacaaatttgaatatttaccgATTTCTGTGTATTCCATTCCTTATGTTTCTCATACTTGCAAATGGAGAGAAATCTGTCAAATGTCGTGCAAGCCAATAAATTCATAGAAATCAAAGCCATAGTGAAGAACATTTCAAAGGACAGAATGCATGGGAATTTCTGAGATAATATATCCCCGTGTACTCTCATGAATACGTTTATTACCATTCCAACGCCAGTAGCAAAGTCTGCGATGGACAAGGCCAAAATGATGTTGATAGTGCTGCTGTTTTGCTTGAAGAAATGACAGCAGGCGCCAATGACCATGCCATTACCAGCTATGATGCCCAAG is part of the Ostrea edulis chromosome 2, xbOstEdul1.1, whole genome shotgun sequence genome and harbors:
- the LOC125681749 gene encoding adenosine receptor A3-like; translated protein: MNATTLVNTTEYIIQRKPGYIINSTTVFAVLLSLGIIAGNGMVIGACCHFFKQNSSTINIILALSIADFATGVGMVINVFMRVHGDILSQKFPCILSFEMFFTMALISMNLLACTTFDRFLSICKYEKHKEWNTQKSVNIQICCSYICGFAIGFLPFLGLNRWESGMKCAFKDIYTSELYVIKSSAMFVGFGVSFVLYVFILRKAWRVHNGRHIEVLHTAAMRQRNNFILAKLVGIITILNSICWMPYSFITLLFGITNQAIGVTYLEFAFLLLGFANSFINPVVYAWNRPDFRAVWRKWCHCCTVFDNSNTVMPAVIFVRSAPTT